A part of Miscanthus floridulus cultivar M001 chromosome 6, ASM1932011v1, whole genome shotgun sequence genomic DNA contains:
- the LOC136461382 gene encoding uncharacterized protein, protein MVPALELTGEEVLERLQKMLKGVSVIPPAVPEYSANNPPPAVLGRNFVDPIRLDVLPAVAEAGDHLAGTSVIIPRGPRSVPKRGRMDGSSSGLPVSKKPHKPSTPSAGALVSLAEEEEDDEVPLITRRNRRSGVSSSDALAPTSSEAPGSSSLASSAPSCTAPPVRSSSTAPAPASSMAPLSAVPLPSLGDGDVFAVVVPPARPSLGFARKKCFVFFNFSIDFFSASRRANEF, encoded by the exons ATGGTTCCAGCTCTTGAGTTGACCGGTGAGgaagtactcgagcgtctccagaagatgctgaaaggagtgagcgtcattcctcctgccgtccctgagtactcggccaacaacccgcccccagct GTGCTCGGTcggaactttgttgatccgatccgccttgatgttctccctgctgtggcggaggCTGGGGATCATTTAGCCGGTACTTCtgtaatta tccctcgcggcccTCGCagcgtcccgaagagggggcgaatggacgggtcttcatctggcttgcctgtctccaagaagcctcacaaaccaagtactccttcag cgggtgctctggtttcgctggctgaggaagaagaggatgatgaagttccccttatcacgcggcg taatcggaggtcgggtgtgagttcttccgatgcTCTTGCGCCGACTTCTTCCGAAGCTCCGGGGTCGAGTTCTTTGGCTTCTTCTGCCCCGAGCTGTactgctcctccggtgcggagttcttccacggctccagctccggcttcttccatggctccgttgtcggctgtcccgctcccgtcgctgggTGACGGAGatgtcttcgccgtcgtggttccccctgcgaggccttctcttggcttcgcaaggAAAAAA tGCTTCGTCTTCTTTAATTTctccatcgacttcttctctgcttcccgccgtgccaacgagttctga